In a single window of the Rhopalosiphum padi isolate XX-2018 chromosome 1, ASM2088224v1, whole genome shotgun sequence genome:
- the LOC132917206 gene encoding uncharacterized protein LOC132917206, with protein sequence MFFKILTVVTVLINANAEEDIAVILSPGAFFDEVPEAILYDKSIPLIYTQELQDDYPDDNLENIKNNWGVEKYCENKNTNYCNIVNQTIDILSTINKNIRESDTNTLDLNKGLLNSRSKRGIQFFGNLYHFCCNVATEKQLKTFYTNEEMLDQQINKFKNVFASDHKDLTNITTELNKYTKNTKNNIKLLKDSFSKFINEEKINNLLEKTNQENMIQGIQEITYNLISVILKFTNNERDTNIHLHCKLHKIPARIIKSKILYNDLIKLIRAIERDGYELTIPLEHFHTYYNLPITECQFSKSKILIKIKIPIQEKSAKWKLYQYIPTHFKFHESTCIIYSEKTYIAINTMNDEHRIISGIGLQHCDPPITDLCYIPKFSSDITLSPKCVEAIFKNKKLDIINQYCYFQCIKQYDDDSIIIKQIGINTYVITNPQPTLSIKKEILNITKTEELKLNYNHPGLIKITFPCNYELLRNDIILIPKMYPCETNNLNTYSVKRVLPVSWTKIKSLNINHENKKESISFSNLTEILNQNWIDEIPNFHVTKQIRDPEKYFNDIMLKKIPQPLIDDFLGDIIYITWLTMLTIIIGFIGYKIYPAIIKINMLTMPPPIPQR encoded by the coding sequence ATGTTTTTTAAAATCCTCACAGTCGTTACAGTACTCATCAACGCTAACGCAGAAGAAGATATAGCTGTAATTTTATCTCCCGGAGCCTTTTTTGACGAGGTACCAGAGGCCATTCTATATGACAAAAGCATTCCTCTAATCTATACACAGGAATTGCAAGACGATTACCCAGATGacaatttggaaaatataaaaaataactgggGGGTTGAAAAATactgtgaaaataaaaacacaaactaCTGCAACATTGTCAACCAAACAATAGATATATTAAGcaccataaataaaaacataagagAAAGCGATACAAACacattagatttaaataaaggCCTATTAAACAGTAGATCAAAAAGGGGAATTCAATTTTTCGGGAATTTATATCACTTCTGTTGTAATGTCGCaacagaaaaacaattaaaaactttttacacAAATGAAGAAATGTTAGATcaacaaattaacaaatttaaaaacgttttcGCATCAGACCATAAAGATCTAACAAACATAACTACAGAACtcaataaatacacaaaaaatactaaaaacaatatcaaattattaaaagatagtttttcaaaatttataaatgaagaaaaaataaataacttactagAAAAAACAAATCAGGAGAATATGATTCAAGGTATCCAagaaataacatacaatttaatttcagtaattctaaaatttacaaataatgaaaGAGATACAAATATTCATTTACACTGTAAGCTACATAAAATTCCAGCAAGgatcataaaatcaaaaatactgtataacgacttaataaaattaataagggCAATCGAAAGAGATGGATATGAATTAACTATACCATTAGAAcattttcatacatattataacttacCAATTACCGAATgtcaattttcaaaatcaaaaattctaattaaaataaaaatacctatccAAGAAAAATCTGCAAAATGGAAACTATATCAATACATTCCAACTCATTTTAAGTTTCACGAGTCTACTTGCATTATATACTCAGAAAAAACATATATAGCGATAAATACCATGAATGATGAACACAGGATAATATCAGGAATCGGCCTACAACACTGTGACCCACCAATCACGGACCTATGTTATATTCCAAAATTTTCATCTGATATTACCCTTTCCCCAAAATGTGTGGAAGCaatctttaaaaacaaaaaattagatataattaatcaatactgCTATTTCCAGTGCATTAAACAATATGATGACgactctataataataaaacaaataggaATAAACACATACGTCATAACTAACCCACAACCTACCTTAagcataaaaaaagaaatattgaatataaccaAAACAGaagaacttaaattaaattacaatcacccaggtttaataaaaataacctttCCGTGTAACTATGAACTATTAAGAAATGATATCATTTTAATACCAAAAATGTACCCTTGCGaaactaacaatttaaatacatactcaGTCAAAAGGGTATTACCAGTATCATggacaaaaattaaatcattaaatataaaccaCGAGAATAAAAAAGAAAGTATATCCTTTTCAAATTTGAcggaaattttaaatcaaaattggaTCGATGAAATTCCTAACTTTCACGTAACAAAACAAATACGAGACCCCGAAAAATActttaatgatataatgttaaaaaaaataccacaacCACTTATTGATGATTTCTTAGgtgacataatttatataacatggttAACCATGCTTACCATAATAATAGGGTTCATaggatataaaatatacccagctattatcaaaataaacatgTTAACCATGCCCCCTCCTATTCCACAAAGATAA